In Paenibacillus sp. BIC5C1, a genomic segment contains:
- the alaS gene encoding alanine--tRNA ligase, translating into MKASEIRSKWIEFFASKGHKIEPSASLVPHNDPSLLWINAGMAPLKPYFDGREKPENPRLANSQKCIRTNDIENVGKTRRHHTFFEMLGNFSIGDYFKEETITWAWEFLTSKEWIGFDPERLSVTVYPEDEEAFKLWNEKVGLPAERIIKLDENFWDIGEGPCGPCTEIFYDRGEAYGNDMNDPEMYPGGENERYLEVWNLVFSQFNHNKDGSYTPLPNKNIDTGAGLERFASILQNVDSNFDTDLFQPMIQRTAALAGVKYNDSVEIDVALKVIADHIRTVAFAVGDGVLPSNEGRGYVIRRLLRRAVRYGKVLGLDRPFLYELTTTVGEVMGMYYPEVVDKQEFIAKVIKTEEERFHETLTDGLAILADISGTAKSEGRTVISGPEAFKLYDTYGFPFDLTEDYAAEHGLTVDREGFDASMQKQRELGRAGRQENESMKVQGGPLADLAVKSEFVGYNDLLTEAKVVAIVAGDALVDSVSEGQTCQVILDKTPFYAESGGQVSDQGLLRGASVTAKVQGLFKAPLGQHVHLVSVESGELRVGDVIKAEVDASKRGDIIKNHTATHLLHKALKDVLGTHVNQAGSLVEPQRLRFDFSHFGSITPEELTEIERQVNEQIWNRLNVNIELKAIDEAKEMGAMALFGEKYGDIVRVVQVGDYSLELCGGCHVNNTSEIGIFKLVSESGIGSGVRRIEAVTGRGAYLYVESQLELLKQSATLLKANVTDVPKRIEGLNQQLKEAARETESLQSKLSAMEAGALTDQVVQAGNTQLLAARVDAPNMDALRTVADELKVKLPDAVLVLGAPSDGKVNFVVAVPAEQVKQGLHAGKIVKEVAAVCGGGGGGRPDMAQAGGKDASKLDEALKLAVSLVSGHIA; encoded by the coding sequence ATGAAAGCCAGTGAAATCCGGTCCAAATGGATAGAATTTTTTGCAAGTAAAGGTCACAAAATCGAGCCAAGCGCATCGCTTGTACCTCATAATGATCCATCCCTTCTGTGGATCAATGCGGGTATGGCACCGTTGAAACCGTATTTTGACGGTCGGGAGAAACCGGAGAACCCGCGTCTCGCCAACTCCCAAAAATGTATTCGTACAAACGATATTGAAAATGTCGGTAAAACTCGCCGTCACCATACGTTCTTCGAAATGCTCGGTAACTTCTCCATCGGAGACTATTTCAAGGAAGAGACGATTACTTGGGCATGGGAATTTCTCACAAGCAAAGAATGGATCGGTTTCGATCCGGAACGTCTCTCCGTAACGGTATACCCTGAAGACGAAGAGGCCTTCAAACTGTGGAACGAAAAAGTAGGCTTGCCTGCTGAGCGTATCATCAAACTGGATGAAAACTTCTGGGATATCGGTGAAGGCCCTTGTGGACCATGTACCGAAATTTTCTATGATCGCGGCGAAGCTTATGGCAACGATATGAATGATCCCGAGATGTATCCAGGTGGGGAAAATGAACGTTACCTGGAAGTATGGAACCTGGTATTCTCCCAGTTCAATCACAACAAGGACGGCAGCTACACACCGCTTCCGAACAAAAATATTGATACAGGTGCAGGTCTGGAGCGTTTTGCATCCATTCTGCAAAATGTGGATTCCAACTTTGACACAGATCTGTTCCAACCGATGATTCAAAGAACAGCGGCTCTTGCCGGTGTGAAATATAATGACAGCGTAGAAATTGACGTTGCACTGAAAGTTATTGCCGACCACATTCGGACCGTTGCCTTTGCTGTAGGTGATGGCGTACTGCCAAGCAATGAAGGTCGCGGATATGTCATTCGCCGTTTGCTCCGTCGTGCTGTACGTTACGGAAAAGTATTGGGACTCGACCGTCCATTCCTGTATGAACTGACAACGACTGTTGGTGAAGTGATGGGGATGTACTATCCGGAAGTCGTGGACAAACAGGAGTTTATCGCTAAAGTGATCAAAACCGAGGAAGAGCGTTTCCACGAAACACTCACAGATGGTCTGGCTATTCTGGCTGATATCAGCGGCACAGCCAAGTCCGAAGGACGTACGGTTATTAGCGGGCCTGAAGCGTTCAAACTGTATGATACGTACGGTTTCCCGTTTGACCTGACAGAAGATTATGCAGCAGAGCATGGTCTGACAGTAGATCGTGAAGGTTTTGATGCTTCCATGCAGAAGCAGCGTGAGCTTGGTCGTGCAGGACGTCAGGAAAACGAGAGCATGAAGGTTCAAGGCGGACCACTTGCTGATCTTGCGGTTAAAAGCGAGTTTGTTGGTTATAATGACCTGTTGACGGAAGCAAAAGTGGTAGCCATCGTTGCTGGTGACGCACTGGTAGACTCCGTAAGCGAAGGACAGACATGTCAGGTCATCCTTGACAAGACTCCGTTCTATGCGGAAAGTGGCGGACAAGTGAGTGACCAGGGCTTGCTGCGCGGAGCAAGTGTAACAGCAAAAGTGCAAGGCCTGTTCAAAGCTCCGCTGGGACAACACGTACATCTGGTGAGTGTAGAGTCCGGTGAACTGCGTGTAGGTGATGTGATTAAAGCTGAAGTGGATGCGTCCAAACGCGGCGATATTATCAAAAACCATACCGCAACCCATTTGCTGCACAAAGCGCTCAAAGATGTGCTCGGAACACATGTAAATCAGGCAGGATCACTTGTAGAGCCTCAGCGTCTGCGCTTTGACTTCTCGCACTTCGGCAGCATTACACCGGAAGAATTAACAGAGATCGAGCGTCAGGTGAACGAGCAGATCTGGAATCGCCTGAACGTAAACATAGAACTGAAAGCTATTGATGAAGCCAAAGAAATGGGCGCAATGGCATTGTTCGGTGAAAAATACGGCGATATCGTACGTGTGGTACAAGTCGGAGATTATAGTTTGGAACTTTGTGGCGGCTGTCACGTAAATAATACATCAGAGATCGGTATCTTCAAGCTGGTGAGCGAGAGCGGTATCGGCTCCGGCGTACGTCGGATCGAAGCTGTGACTGGCCGTGGCGCGTATCTGTATGTAGAAAGTCAGCTTGAATTGCTCAAACAATCCGCAACCCTGCTCAAAGCAAATGTGACGGATGTGCCTAAACGCATTGAAGGACTGAATCAGCAATTGAAAGAAGCTGCCAGAGAGACTGAATCACTTCAAAGCAAACTGAGTGCCATGGAAGCAGGCGCATTAACAGATCAAGTGGTACAAGCAGGAAACACACAATTGCTTGCAGCTCGTGTCGATGCTCCGAATATGGATGCACTGCGTACAGTGGCTGATGAATTAAAAGTAAAACTGCCTGATGCAGTACTCGTACTGGGTGCTCCCTCTGATGGCAAAGTGAATTTCGTTGTAGCTGTCCCTGCTGAACAGGTAAAACAAGGGCTGCATGCAGGTAAAATCGTCAAAGAAGTTGCGGCAGTATGCGGCGGCGGAGGTGGCGGACGTCCTGATATGGCGCAAGCCGGAGGCAAGGATGCAAGCAAGCTGGATGAAGCGTTGAAACTGGCTGTTTCGCTAGTTAGCGGGCATATTGCATAA
- a CDS encoding AI-2E family transporter translates to MEQLTKNKLFRYAIWLLLGLIILYFIWLLRPLLLHIYGFLKTVLAPFIVALIISYVLNPIVSMLGGRKVPRTIAVLLIYAFFLTCIGVILMNVIPVLIEQLEELNEHMPELSMRAQSLMNNMDHKLMPPSVRTGMNSWFFQMEDRLTQGITKLMDNIGTTINVLFNVFIVPFLIFYMLKDFEVFERTIVAYLPRSRRKAIVSVMKEIDTALGNYIRGQFIVCVIVGIFAYIGYIVIDMPYALLLASIVAVFNIVPYLGPFLGAAPAVVMASTVSFKMVLFVVIVNTLCQVLESNVISPQVVGRTLHLHPLSIIFALLVGGELAGIVGLILAVPVFAVLKVIVQHFFAYYIKRRTD, encoded by the coding sequence GTGGAGCAATTAACCAAAAACAAGCTGTTCCGTTATGCCATCTGGCTGCTACTCGGATTGATTATTCTGTATTTTATCTGGCTGCTGCGGCCATTACTGCTTCATATATATGGATTCCTGAAAACAGTGCTGGCACCATTTATCGTGGCTCTCATCATATCCTATGTTCTCAATCCGATTGTAAGCATGCTGGGAGGGCGAAAAGTCCCTCGAACCATTGCCGTGCTGTTAATCTATGCTTTTTTCCTCACCTGTATCGGGGTCATCTTGATGAATGTCATTCCGGTTTTGATTGAACAGTTGGAGGAACTGAACGAGCATATGCCTGAGCTGTCGATGCGTGCCCAGAGTCTGATGAACAATATGGATCACAAATTAATGCCACCAAGTGTGCGTACAGGTATGAACAGCTGGTTTTTCCAGATGGAGGATCGTCTGACCCAGGGGATTACAAAGCTGATGGATAATATCGGGACAACCATCAATGTGTTATTCAACGTGTTTATCGTGCCATTTCTCATTTTCTATATGTTAAAAGATTTTGAGGTGTTCGAACGTACAATTGTGGCGTACCTGCCTCGCTCACGACGCAAGGCCATTGTTTCGGTTATGAAAGAGATTGACACGGCCTTGGGAAACTATATTCGTGGACAGTTTATCGTCTGTGTGATTGTAGGCATCTTTGCCTATATCGGTTACATCGTCATTGATATGCCTTATGCACTTCTGCTCGCCAGCATTGTCGCTGTATTTAACATCGTGCCTTATTTGGGGCCGTTTCTTGGAGCTGCTCCTGCAGTGGTGATGGCTTCTACGGTATCGTTCAAAATGGTGCTCTTCGTTGTCATTGTGAACACACTATGCCAGGTGCTGGAGAGCAACGTCATCTCCCCTCAAGTGGTAGGGCGGACTCTGCATCTGCATCCGTTGTCGATTATCTTCGCACTCCTTGTGGGAGGTGAACTGGCGGGGATAGTGGGTCTCATTCTGGCGGTGCCAGTCTTTGCTGTTCTGAAAGTCATTGTGCAGCACTTTTTTGCCTATTACATTAAACGAAGAACGGACTGA
- a CDS encoding PRC-barrel domain-containing protein: MKLQEMIGLAVFDVEDGKQVGKIQDFIVNDDWKIEGIELENKGLFTSHVKIVQWQDIVAYGEDAVMIRNQQAVRKTGADDIKHTYLLGQSKLKEMSVLTEEGLLLGRVSDVYFDQELGNTIIGIEITDGFVSDLIEGRKWLPCTSDMSIGESAIMVPPLSEQRLENAIHSVNG; encoded by the coding sequence ATGAAGCTTCAGGAAATGATCGGACTTGCCGTTTTTGACGTTGAGGATGGAAAGCAGGTCGGTAAAATCCAGGATTTCATTGTGAATGACGATTGGAAAATTGAAGGCATTGAACTTGAAAACAAAGGCCTGTTTACCAGTCATGTCAAAATCGTGCAGTGGCAAGATATCGTTGCCTACGGCGAAGATGCCGTCATGATCCGTAATCAACAGGCTGTCCGCAAAACGGGAGCCGACGACATAAAACACACGTACCTCCTCGGCCAGTCTAAATTGAAGGAGATGTCCGTGCTCACTGAAGAAGGTTTGCTGCTTGGACGTGTCTCTGATGTTTATTTTGACCAGGAGTTGGGAAATACAATAATAGGGATTGAAATTACGGACGGTTTTGTGTCCGATTTGATTGAGGGCCGCAAATGGCTGCCATGTACAAGCGATATGTCTATTGGGGAAAGTGCCATTATGGTGCCGCCGCTGAGTGAACAGCGCTTGGAAAATGCCATTCATTCTGTTAATGGATAG
- a CDS encoding cysteine desulfurase family protein: MKRIYLDHAASTPMHPQVAEAMMKVMTGQYGNASSIHAFGREAKRTVSGARDVIAASLGCFPDELVFTGGGTESDNLAIFGAVSARNERGRHIITTAIEHHAVLHTCQELERQGYDVTYLPVDEYGRIRLEELKEAIRPDTVLITMMYANNEVGTIQPIREIGELARQHDILFHTDAVQALGSQGISCKELPVDLISFSAHKINGPQGVGALYIRRGIVLEARSHGGLQERQRRAGTENIAGIAGFAEALKISGEQAEARREHDLALRSLLLEQLEQYVGLEHFHVNGHPEYTLPNILNISFPEVSTETMLMNLDMEGIAVASGSACTSGSLEVSHVLKAMKLPETFLHSAIRFSWGLGNTTEEIMITAEKIGTILGRLRNRA, encoded by the coding sequence ATGAAAAGAATATATTTGGATCACGCCGCATCTACACCTATGCACCCACAAGTCGCGGAAGCGATGATGAAAGTGATGACAGGGCAATATGGCAATGCATCAAGTATCCACGCCTTTGGGCGTGAAGCCAAACGGACCGTCAGTGGAGCAAGGGATGTCATTGCGGCGTCTTTGGGTTGTTTCCCAGATGAACTCGTATTTACCGGAGGCGGCACGGAAAGTGACAATCTGGCGATATTTGGCGCTGTTTCAGCGAGAAACGAACGGGGACGGCACATCATTACAACGGCCATTGAACATCATGCGGTACTGCATACTTGTCAGGAGCTGGAGCGACAAGGCTATGACGTGACTTATTTGCCTGTAGATGAGTACGGAAGAATACGTCTGGAAGAGCTGAAAGAGGCCATTCGGCCCGATACAGTGTTGATCACCATGATGTATGCCAACAATGAAGTGGGCACAATTCAGCCTATCCGCGAAATTGGTGAACTGGCTCGTCAACATGATATTTTGTTCCATACTGATGCAGTTCAGGCTCTTGGCAGCCAGGGAATTTCCTGCAAGGAACTGCCTGTGGATCTGATCAGCTTCTCTGCTCATAAAATTAATGGCCCTCAAGGCGTGGGTGCACTCTATATACGGCGTGGAATTGTGCTAGAAGCGAGATCTCACGGTGGCCTTCAGGAACGGCAGCGACGTGCAGGTACCGAGAATATTGCGGGTATCGCTGGCTTTGCGGAGGCGTTGAAAATATCAGGAGAACAAGCCGAGGCACGACGTGAACATGATCTGGCATTGCGATCATTGCTGCTGGAACAATTGGAGCAGTATGTAGGATTGGAGCATTTCCACGTTAACGGACATCCGGAATATACGCTGCCCAATATCCTGAACATCAGCTTTCCGGAAGTATCCACAGAGACGATGCTCATGAATCTGGATATGGAAGGCATCGCAGTTGCGAGCGGTTCGGCATGTACTTCTGGTTCACTCGAAGTATCCCATGTACTGAAAGCGATGAAGCTGCCGGAGACATTTTTGCATTCCGCGATTCGTTTTAGCTGGGGGTTGGGTAATACTACGGAAGAAATCATGATAACCGCCGAAAAAATTGGAACCATTCTTGGGCGACTGCGTAATAGAGCCTAA
- the cymR gene encoding cysteine metabolism transcriptional regulator CymR, producing MKISTKGRYGLTIMMELAARTGEGPTSLKSIAERNQLSEHYLEQLIAPLRNAGLVKSIRGAYGGYILAGDPATVTAGDVIRVLEGPISPVDFTEEDDPAKRDLWLRIRDSIAEVLDSTTLKDLITFQDQEQKDSYMFYI from the coding sequence TTGAAAATATCGACAAAAGGCCGTTACGGCCTCACAATCATGATGGAGCTGGCAGCCAGAACAGGCGAAGGCCCGACATCTTTGAAAAGTATTGCCGAGCGCAACCAGCTCTCGGAGCATTATTTGGAGCAATTGATCGCTCCTCTGCGTAATGCAGGACTGGTCAAAAGTATCCGTGGCGCCTACGGCGGTTACATTCTGGCAGGCGACCCTGCTACTGTAACGGCAGGGGATGTTATTCGTGTACTGGAAGGTCCGATCTCTCCAGTGGATTTCACAGAGGAAGATGATCCGGCGAAGCGCGACTTGTGGTTGCGCATCCGTGACAGCATTGCAGAAGTATTGGATTCAACAACGCTGAAAGATCTGATTACATTCCAGGATCAAGAACAAAAAGACTCCTACATGTTCTATATCTAA
- the mnmA gene encoding tRNA 2-thiouridine(34) synthase MnmA — MSKTIENTRVVVGMSGGVDSSVTALLLKEQGYDVIGIFMKNWDDTDEFGHCTAEEDSEDVRRVCEQIGIPYYTVNFEKEYFDKVFSYFLDEYKSGRTPNPDVMCNREIKFGEFLNKALDLGADYVATGHYARLIEEDGTFKLLRGVDSNKDQTYFLNALNQNQLSKAMFPIGHLPKPEVRKIAEAAGLYTAKKKDSTGVCFIGERNFKEFLSNYLPAKGGDMVDIATGEVKGRHDGLMYYTLGQRQGLGIGGSGNGEPWFVADKDLEKNQLLVVQGDAHASLYSTGLTATGVNWIAGAAHMPNVPFRCTAKFRYRQPDQGVTLTWQEDGSVDVQFDQQQKAITPGQAVVFYDGDVCLGGGTIDQVQKVPVPAL, encoded by the coding sequence ATGTCCAAAACAATTGAAAATACACGGGTCGTCGTTGGCATGTCCGGAGGTGTCGATTCTTCCGTCACCGCACTGCTGCTGAAAGAGCAGGGTTACGATGTCATCGGCATTTTCATGAAAAACTGGGATGACACGGACGAGTTCGGCCACTGTACCGCTGAAGAAGATTCAGAGGACGTACGCCGGGTTTGCGAACAGATCGGCATTCCTTACTACACTGTCAACTTCGAGAAAGAGTACTTTGATAAAGTATTTTCCTATTTCCTTGATGAATATAAGTCGGGTCGTACTCCGAATCCTGATGTCATGTGTAATCGTGAGATCAAATTCGGCGAATTCCTGAACAAAGCGCTGGATCTCGGCGCTGACTATGTGGCTACAGGCCACTATGCTCGCCTCATTGAAGAAGATGGAACGTTCAAACTGCTGCGCGGTGTGGACAGTAACAAAGACCAAACGTACTTCCTCAATGCACTGAATCAGAACCAACTGTCCAAAGCCATGTTCCCGATTGGTCATCTTCCAAAACCGGAAGTGCGCAAAATTGCAGAAGCGGCTGGCCTCTACACCGCGAAGAAAAAAGATAGCACAGGTGTGTGCTTCATCGGTGAGCGCAACTTCAAAGAGTTCCTGAGCAACTATCTACCTGCCAAAGGCGGAGACATGGTTGATATTGCAACCGGAGAAGTGAAGGGCCGTCATGATGGTCTGATGTACTATACACTTGGACAGCGTCAAGGTCTCGGCATTGGCGGTTCCGGTAATGGTGAACCCTGGTTCGTGGCAGACAAGGATCTGGAGAAAAATCAACTGCTTGTCGTTCAGGGCGATGCACATGCAAGCCTGTATTCAACCGGTCTGACTGCAACAGGTGTAAACTGGATCGCAGGTGCAGCACATATGCCTAACGTACCATTCCGTTGTACCGCCAAATTCCGCTATCGTCAGCCGGATCAGGGTGTAACCCTGACATGGCAGGAAGATGGCAGCGTGGATGTTCAGTTTGACCAACAGCAAAAAGCGATCACGCCTGGTCAAGCCGTTGTGTTTTATGATGGAGATGTATGTCTCGGCGGCGGAACGATTGATCAGGTTCAAAAAGTGCCTGTACCGGCGCTGTAA
- the crcB gene encoding fluoride efflux transporter CrcB yields the protein MIIWIGLAGMLGAVLRYSLGRWISGSLGTAFPWGTWVINISGSLLLGLLYGWHQSDSIPDVVWVIGGTGFCGAYTTFSTFGYETLGLMGQERYFRAVIYITSSVLIGVAASFAGVWLAA from the coding sequence TTGATCATCTGGATTGGTCTTGCAGGAATGCTGGGTGCGGTGCTTCGCTACAGTTTGGGTCGATGGATATCCGGTTCGCTCGGAACGGCCTTCCCATGGGGGACATGGGTCATTAATATCAGTGGTTCTCTGTTACTTGGATTGCTCTATGGCTGGCATCAGTCAGATTCAATCCCAGACGTAGTCTGGGTGATAGGGGGTACCGGATTTTGCGGCGCGTATACCACATTCTCTACGTTTGGATATGAGACCCTTGGTCTGATGGGGCAGGAACGTTACTTCAGAGCTGTTATATACATCACAAGTTCGGTACTGATAGGGGTTGCGGCCTCTTTTGCAGGAGTGTGGCTGGCTGCATAA
- the crcB gene encoding fluoride efflux transporter CrcB, with product MKEIFYIGIGGILGTLCRYGIQLWMPAANEGFPWAVLLINAIGSLFLGWFFTIAVPGKITPQLRLAIGTGFTGAFTTFSTFTLDMVRLSEGGMWGKAVIYLVVSLLAGLLLCALGIKVGQRMLGKPTQDGVAP from the coding sequence ATGAAAGAAATTTTTTATATTGGAATCGGTGGGATTTTGGGTACGTTATGCCGATATGGGATACAGTTATGGATGCCAGCAGCCAATGAAGGCTTCCCTTGGGCAGTGTTGCTGATCAATGCCATTGGGAGCCTGTTTTTGGGTTGGTTCTTCACCATAGCTGTTCCAGGTAAAATAACGCCTCAACTGCGTCTTGCGATTGGAACGGGGTTTACCGGGGCATTCACCACATTCTCCACCTTTACTCTCGATATGGTCCGTTTATCTGAAGGAGGAATGTGGGGTAAGGCTGTTATATACCTCGTTGTGAGTTTACTCGCAGGGTTATTACTGTGTGCATTGGGGATTAAGGTTGGTCAGCGAATGTTGGGTAAACCGACGCAGGACGGTGTTGCACCTTGA
- a CDS encoding replication-associated recombination protein A: MDLFSFQQDSEPQARLLADRMRPERLDEYIGQEHIIGPGKLLRRAIEADQISSILLYGPPGCGKTTLAHIISQHTQGQFVRLNAVDASVKDVREVIEQAQTNKQLYGTKTILFLDEVHRFNSSRQDALLPAVEKGTIIFIGATTENPFHYVNGALMSRSTLFQLESLNKEHSLIAMRRALADADKGLGFMDLQADDEALEHIATMANGDIRRALNALELAALTTPPEKDGSIHITLDVAEESIRRPIVKADESTQYDVLSAFHKSIRGSSDAALFWFLYAVEKLGMDPMTFIRRLIAASSEDIGLANPQAMTQAIGALDAYRNNGWPEAKLNIAQAILFAVESPKSNAVYTAISKAMNAIDEVKSAEVPLHLRDTHYSGAVKLGHEGYQYPHNYPGHYVKQEYLPKQLSRRVFYEATEQGNESKIRLNQQRRRDL, encoded by the coding sequence ATGGATTTATTTTCATTTCAGCAAGATTCAGAACCTCAAGCAAGACTGCTCGCTGACCGAATGCGGCCTGAGCGGCTTGATGAATATATTGGGCAAGAGCACATTATAGGACCGGGGAAATTGCTCCGGCGCGCCATTGAAGCGGATCAGATCTCGTCCATCTTGCTATACGGTCCTCCGGGGTGTGGCAAGACGACACTGGCACATATCATTTCCCAGCATACCCAAGGGCAGTTTGTCCGTCTGAATGCGGTGGATGCTTCCGTCAAGGATGTACGTGAGGTCATTGAGCAGGCGCAAACGAACAAGCAGTTGTATGGAACAAAAACCATTTTGTTCCTCGATGAAGTACACCGATTTAATAGTTCACGTCAGGATGCGCTGCTGCCCGCGGTAGAGAAGGGCACGATTATTTTTATCGGCGCTACGACAGAGAATCCCTTTCATTATGTGAACGGGGCCTTGATGAGCCGTTCCACTCTGTTTCAGCTGGAGTCTTTGAACAAAGAGCATTCGCTGATTGCAATGCGCCGTGCACTGGCGGATGCGGATAAAGGTTTGGGATTCATGGACCTGCAGGCCGACGACGAGGCATTGGAGCATATTGCGACGATGGCCAATGGCGATATTCGGCGTGCGCTAAACGCCTTGGAACTTGCTGCTCTGACTACACCGCCAGAGAAGGATGGATCGATTCACATTACGCTTGATGTAGCTGAAGAATCCATACGTCGTCCGATTGTGAAGGCAGATGAATCGACACAATATGATGTACTGTCGGCATTTCATAAAAGCATCCGGGGTTCCAGTGATGCAGCACTGTTCTGGTTTCTATATGCGGTAGAGAAGCTGGGCATGGACCCGATGACGTTTATACGTCGTCTGATTGCAGCGAGCAGTGAAGATATTGGACTTGCAAATCCGCAGGCGATGACCCAGGCCATCGGGGCGCTGGATGCTTATCGCAATAATGGCTGGCCTGAAGCCAAGCTGAACATTGCCCAAGCGATTCTGTTTGCTGTTGAAAGTCCAAAATCCAATGCGGTGTACACGGCAATCTCCAAAGCGATGAATGCCATTGATGAGGTGAAATCGGCTGAGGTGCCTCTTCATCTCAGGGATACTCATTATTCCGGTGCAGTGAAGCTGGGTCATGAAGGCTACCAATACCCGCATAATTATCCGGGTCATTACGTGAAGCAGGAATATTTACCGAAACAGCTCTCACGTCGTGTTTTCTATGAAGCAACGGAACAAGGCAACGAATCCAAGATTCGTCTAAATCAACAGCGACGCAGAGATCTGTAA
- a CDS encoding LysR family transcriptional regulator has protein sequence MESGDLRIFQCVAKEGNLTRAAERLGYVQSNVTARIRHLESEVGTLLFIRHNRGMTLSPAGEMLLTYADKIVGLLDEAGKALRSTIEPSGPLRIGSTQTAAAVRLPELFAKYYKQHPAVSLSLTTGNSQVLMDQVMGYELEGAFIGCSCDHPDIASTPVYDEELFVVSSGMGPEGEELTSKPILVYSMGCSYRQVLEEWLAVSGVTRPVIMEFGTLEAIISGVTSGMGISLLPEIVIRHQIENGLLRKHTLPVGLNRMMTHFITRKDAFVSSALGAFMGMLPREYDMIENSD, from the coding sequence ATGGAGAGTGGGGATTTGAGGATATTTCAATGTGTCGCAAAAGAAGGAAATCTGACTCGAGCTGCGGAGCGACTCGGTTACGTGCAGTCCAATGTGACAGCAAGAATACGACATCTGGAATCGGAAGTAGGGACACTGCTATTTATCCGTCATAATCGGGGGATGACGTTATCTCCAGCCGGTGAGATGCTGCTGACCTATGCAGATAAAATTGTAGGCCTGCTCGATGAGGCGGGTAAAGCGTTGAGATCTACAATTGAACCTTCTGGACCACTACGCATAGGCTCCACGCAGACCGCCGCAGCAGTACGTTTACCTGAGCTTTTTGCAAAATATTATAAGCAGCATCCGGCTGTCTCCTTATCATTGACTACAGGTAACTCCCAAGTGCTTATGGATCAGGTTATGGGGTATGAATTGGAAGGGGCATTTATAGGTTGCTCGTGTGACCACCCTGATATTGCTTCTACTCCCGTATACGATGAGGAACTATTCGTTGTCTCCTCCGGTATGGGGCCGGAAGGCGAAGAACTCACCAGCAAACCGATTCTGGTCTACAGCATGGGGTGCTCATATCGTCAGGTTTTGGAGGAATGGTTAGCGGTTAGCGGTGTAACCCGTCCGGTTATTATGGAATTTGGGACCCTCGAAGCGATTATTAGCGGGGTCACATCCGGCATGGGAATTTCGCTGTTACCAGAGATCGTCATTCGGCATCAGATTGAAAATGGATTACTGCGCAAGCACACACTTCCGGTAGGCTTGAATCGGATGATGACTCATTTTATCACACGCAAGGATGCCTTTGTCAGCAGTGCGCTGGGCGCATTTATGGGGATGCTGCCACGGGAGTATGATATGATAGAGAATAGCGATTAA
- a CDS encoding SDR family NAD(P)-dependent oxidoreductase, whose translation MDWTNTVALVTGGGTGIGRATSVLLASRGATVAVNYSRSQDEAEETVQHILNTGGHAFAIRANVASDVEVRQMVALITEKVGPVTALVNNASITHHIPMKDLESVTDDIWNELYDVNVKGMFYCARAVAKGMQQAGQGAIVNLGSIAGSTGSGSSLPYAVSKAAVHGLTKSLAHALSPDIRVNAIIPGAVATRWWAGKEEQMHRLGGELLLQRIAAGEDIAYMICAALEQPSMTGQLITVDSGQTL comes from the coding sequence ATGGACTGGACGAACACCGTAGCCTTGGTAACCGGAGGTGGCACAGGTATTGGCCGAGCTACCAGTGTACTGCTCGCTAGTCGTGGAGCCACCGTTGCCGTTAATTACTCTCGTTCCCAGGATGAGGCCGAAGAGACTGTTCAACATATTCTGAATACGGGAGGTCATGCTTTTGCAATTCGAGCCAATGTGGCTTCCGATGTAGAGGTTCGCCAAATGGTGGCCTTGATCACTGAAAAAGTTGGTCCTGTGACCGCACTCGTAAATAACGCCAGCATTACGCATCATATCCCAATGAAGGATCTGGAATCCGTAACGGATGACATATGGAATGAACTATATGACGTCAATGTTAAAGGCATGTTTTACTGCGCACGAGCAGTAGCGAAGGGAATGCAGCAAGCAGGCCAAGGCGCAATTGTTAACCTTGGCAGTATAGCTGGCAGCACAGGATCAGGGTCCTCCCTTCCTTACGCCGTTTCCAAGGCAGCAGTTCACGGTTTGACGAAGTCTTTGGCACATGCGCTATCCCCCGACATTCGGGTTAACGCCATTATTCCGGGTGCAGTCGCCACCCGTTGGTGGGCAGGAAAGGAAGAACAAATGCATCGTCTGGGCGGTGAGTTATTGTTGCAGCGAATAGCGGCAGGCGAAGACATTGCATATATGATATGCGCCGCACTGGAGCAACCATCCATGACCGGACAACTGATTACAGTAGATAGCGGTCAGACGTTATGA